From Triticum aestivum cultivar Chinese Spring chromosome 7B, IWGSC CS RefSeq v2.1, whole genome shotgun sequence:
GGTTGCAAATATTATTTTTATGACATTTTATTTTCTGCATTTTCAATATGAAGATGAAGACTAAAAATACATATGATCTTTATATTTGGTTATTATATAGTTGTAAAATATCTATAGAATAAAAGTAAGTATTTTtcatgcatgttgagagaaataaaaGTAGTGTGGTAGATGATATGCATAGCAATTGTCTAAAGATGGTTTAGTTACTTGTTTACTTGCAACTATATTGAGTAATTTTTTATCTAAAGGTGCTTCATGTTGCTTATGTACCATTGCTTCAACTTCTCTTCCACCTAATAATACATTGACTTGGGAGACTAGTTGATGGCTTGATTGAAATTGCTTTGTTTACTTTGGTAACTAATGAGAGCTGATGACTTTGGTGGAACCATGGCGCCGTGATTTTCAACTCATACCAGGCATTCCCCTTGGAGTACGTGGTTGGATGTATAGTACAGTGTTTAGCCTCTAGACATATCATGCTATGTTAATGAATTAAAATATTAGGTGCATGCGCCCACCTTTATATATCCACTTCATCATATTGATGCCTCTTTAGTATTCTTCATTGCATTCTCCCAACTTGAGACTAGTGCATACTCTGCTGTTATATGCAAGTCTCATGGGAATTATTTCCTATTGAGCTATCGACACATTGTGCAGATCTTTGAAAGGATGTGAAATGCATATGGTATTTTTGCTTGGTTGAGACCAGAAAAAAAAAACCTAATCTATTGCTAGATATAGCAACAAAAAACCATCATTGTTGCTACATGTAGTCGATGACTCTAAAACTGGCAAGCTACGTTCATGGGTATTGTAGGTGGTCATTCATATAAACGATATTGGATACATCATTATTGCCATTGGCCATGTAGTAGTGAGGTGTCGACAAGCAAACCAGGCCAACTGAAGTATTTCACTACNNNNNNNNNNNNNNNNNNNNNNNNNNNNNNNNNNNNNNNNNNNNNNNNNNNNNNNNNNNNNNNNNNNNNNNNNNNNNNNNNNNNNNNNNNNNNNNNNNNNNNNNNNNNNNNNNNNNNNNNNNNNNNNNNNNNNNNNNNNNNNNNNNNNNNNNNNNNNNNNNNNNNNNNNNNNNNNNNNNNNNNNNNNNNNNNNNNNNNNNNNNNNNNNNNNNNNNNNNNNNNNNNNNNNNNNNNNNNNNNNNNNNNNNNNNNNNNNNNNNNNNNNNNNNNNNNNNNNNNNNNNNNNNNNNNNNNNNNNNNNNNNNNNNNNNNNNNNNNNNNNNNNNNNNNNNNNNNNNNNNNNNNNNNNNNNNNNNNNNNNNNNNNNNTGGTGAGGCTCAGTTGCCCTGCCTCGTCGAAGGGAGGTCCGGAATCCGGTGCGGTGACCTCGGGTGGAGATGATGGCGCGGATCTCACTAGTGGATGGCATCGCGGGAGCTGGCCGTTCCTTCTGACCGTGTGGGCGGTGGAGGTCCTCCATGGCACCCCGCCCCCTGCTGCAGCCCGCCGGTCTAGATCTGGCTGTTGGGCGTGGGTTGGCGGGACCTCTAGAACGGGGGAAACCCCTGGGCCACTTCACGTTGACCTCGACGGCACCGACACCACTGCATCGATTCCCTCTCGAGGGAATGTAGGGCTTCCGACCTCGCCacctctcgcccccccccccccaccgcgcgCTCTCGGGTGAAATCCATGGCGGCGTTCCGGTGGCATGGTCCTCCTTGGAGGTGTCGTCCTAGGAATGGGTGGAGGTTGCGATTGTGGTGTTTGGTGGTTGGTGACGGCGGTGGTGCGCTGCTCTCTTGGTCGACGGTGATTTAGGAGGTGAGTTGGTTGGTCTACAATCCTTCAATGTCTCCTTTCCGGTACCCTCGTGGGTTGTTGGTCGGTGCACGACATCCTCGTGTAGTTGCACAGCATGGACGATGGGGAGACTACGATCTCCTCTCCTACATTAGCCCCTTTGGTCGACGGCGGAGCCGGTTTTCTCTCCATGATGTTCAGCCTCTTCCGTCTGCGTTCGTTGGCATCTCTGGTTGGCCTCTATTGCGTTGGGCGATCCGATGGCCTGACTCTGGTTTCTTAGTGTAGGCGATGGCGTTTGTTGATATGCTACCAGTAGCTCCTGGTCTCAAGCGTGATCTGCATGTGATCTTTTAGTTTTTGATCAAGTTTTGGCCTTTGTAATTAGTTCCGTTGTATCCTAGCCAGTTGATGACTTCATTAACTTGAAGTCGGGTTTTATGCCATTTCTCTAAAAAAAGGACCCGCTCGAATGTAAACCAAACAGAAGCTACTCTCGTGCTCTATATATTTGAAAAACTATATTGAAACATGCTTGCCTATGAATTTAATCTCGATAAACTGATGCATGAATTTCTGCAGCGATGTACGTCATTGCTATACTGACCACATGTTGCAGTTGGGAAAATTGTCACTGCATATAGCCCAATATCttttacagttttgctagaactcatctagatgagatataatttagtcccattcatcttttatagccattggatgtgatactataagatgcgtgtgtgctgacgtggattgtatctgttcttgttttcaaagtgaatgagaccaaactatgtctcatctagatgagttctaggtactccctatCTTTTATATCACCCACAAGCATTCTATTTCTCCTATTACTTGCCATTCTACTGTCAATCAGAAATTGATATATATGTTATACTACTTTCTAATCCTATACCCTAACCCCTTTTATGTTCTAGAAGTTTAGCGCATTTATCTGGAAGAAACTAGAATTATTAAAGAACACATGCACAGGGACATGGCGAGATAGGATAGGAGACGTTAAAGAAAAGCAGGTGTGCATGGGGCTCGGCCTGGAAGACGACGACCAGAGAGCAAAGGTGCATTCTCCTGTCAGTGAAAAATTCCTCCCCTCACCTTCCCTGCCCTTTGTCACCATGTAGTCATCCTGTCTTTGACAGGGCCGCTCCCGTAATAATTTCTCAGCAGCGCAAGGCAAAAAAAAAAAGCAGGCAAAAGCAACACACAAACAGCCtacaaaaatcaaataaaaataaaatcgagTACTACTACTAGCAGCTAGTAGACACACATTCTCTCTCCATTCCCTCCTCCTTTATttcctctctcctctctcccctcGCATCCTTTGTTCTTCTTTCATCCGGTTGGGTAGACAGAGAGGGAAGCACAACTGCGCAAGGAAAGGAGGAGAGATAAGGAAGCAgcaggcagcggcagcagcagcgggaGCGAGATCGGGCGATCGAGCGCCGAGCTGCGGGAAGCAATAAATAGAAATTAAGGTTCGAGCCGCCACCATGGCGGCGCTTGCAGGCGCTCTAGAATTCCTCCCCGGCAGCTTGTGCCCATCATCCCTCCCCCAATCCTTCTTTATATAGCCTAGCCACGCACTTGGCTCCCCTCACCACCCCAAAAAGCACCTTACCCCACTCCCTCCTAAGCTCCTCCTCCCTCATCCTCCTAGTGAGAAGAGAACAAAGCCAAGCCTTAGGCAGTCTCCGCTCTCAAGAGGAGATCGAGAATTAGAGGCGAGATCAAGCTACCTATCCTCACGGCAAGAGGCGAAGAAAGGTGAGTACAAGTGGTTGGGGACCTTGGGGTAGTAACTAGTTTCCTAACTTGTTAGGCAGGCTCGCTCAAGTTTGTCAGCGATAGCTACATGCTGTCAACACCCGTAACCGAGCCCCCTAGAGATATGCCAGTGAGGAGGAGTATGTGTGTGTAATTGCGTAGAAATCTGTGTATCTATCGGAATCTCAGTGGTAGATCTGTCTAATCTACTGGTGAGCTATGTTGAAAATCTGAGCTATGGGTCGCGCAATCCCAAGAGCCTGCCATGTTCTGTTGCTTCTTCCGCTTTTTCTTACACCCAAGATCTACTTTTTTTATTCGTCTCGTTTTGTGTTTGTAGGAGGTGAGAGGGAAGGAAGGAGAAAGTGAGCAAGGAAGTGAGCGCGCTGGCAGGAGCTTCTTGATGGGTGTTGGCTGCTGCCGTGGATGGCGGGGTTCTCTCTGAGGGGAGGCTGCGGCGGAAGTGGAGGAGGTAGCGGGGGAAGGAGCGGTGACCGCGGCGATCATCCAATCGGGGCAGACAGTCTGTTTCTGTACGCgcgcggcgccgccgccgcggccgccgacacggcgggcggcggcggcgggggaggaggcgggatAGGGTTCCAGCTATGGCACCCGCACCACCAGCAGGCGGCGGCCGTGCCGCACACGTCGCAGTTCTTCTCCTCCGGGGTTGCCACCGGCGTCGTGCTGGGCTTCTCGCCACAtgagggcggcggcgtgggcggcgtcGGCTTGGCTGGTGGAGGCGGCCCGGGGGGCGGGAGGGCCGGCACCAGCTGCCAGGACTGCGGAAACAACGCCAAGAAGGACTGCACCAACCAGCGGTGCCGCACCTGCTGCCGCAGCCGCGGCTTCAACTGCTCCACCCACGTCAAGAGCACCTGGGTCCCCGCCTCCAAGCGCCGCGAGCGCCAGCAGCAGCTCGCCGCGCTCTTCCGCGGTGCGGCAGCCAACAACAGCGCCGCCgcgaccgccgccgctgccgttgccAACAAACGGCCCCGCGAGCTCGTCCGCTCCCTCGGCCGCTTGCCGTCCGCGACCACCGCGATGGTCGACGCCACCACCTCCTCAGGTATGTGGTAGCTACTCAATTACAGTCTACAGTAAAATCAGTCCCTGCAGTACCGCACTACTGCACCATTCAGGCGGCTGATGCCGACGGTGTGTTTGCAGGCGAGGGGGACGGGAGGTTTCCGCCGGAGCTGAGCCTGGAGGCCGTGTTCCGGTGCGTGCGGATAGGGCCGGTGGACGAGCCGGACGCGGAGTTCGCGTACCAGACAGCGGTGAGCATCGGGGGCCACACGTTCAAGGGGATCCTGCGCGACCATGGGCCGGCGGAAGAGGCGGCTGGGCAGCTGCCGCCGTCGTCAGGGGAGTACCACGAGCTGACAGGAGCCGCGAGGGAGGGGTCATCGCCGGCCGGGAGCAGCGAGGCGGCCGGCGGGCACGGGGCGACGGTGGCGACGTCTGCGGCGGTGCTCATGGACCCCTACCCGACGCCGATCGGCGCCTTCGCAGCAGGCACCCAGTTCTTCCCTCATAACCCTAGAACCTAGCTTCAATTCCTGCCATGAATTCCTTGCAAGTTTCATTTACTGCCAAAGATGGCGACCGAGTTGCATTTATCCAAGTCGAGAGCAAACAAAAGCAAAGCCAAGCAGATCGAAGAAGAGGAGAATTGTTGTCCGTAGTCGATGATGAACACTAATGCATCTCGTTAGCTAGCTAGAGCTACTACTTTTGGATCCTTCCATGCAATTTTAATTTCCAGTTGGTTAATTAGTAATGACCTTAATGCATTGGTGCAATTAAAGAGAGATAAACGAAAGTGTATCTTAATCACTGCTTCCTTTTGAAATCGTTTACTACTACATTTCGCATGCAGCACGTGATTGGTTAACTATAGTTTACTGCTACTAGCACTACTATTATATGTTAAGCATCGTAGTATAACTTACATTACATACGTACTCCTACGCTATGGTATTGTTTGCTTggatttgcttttgtgtgtgtgtgcatggggAAGCTTCTCTCTGGATGGCATGGGTAAAGCTGCTCATTTTGTGGTGCGTTTTATATGATTTGTTTGCATGTCTTGTTCTTCTATGCTTCTATAGCTGCATTGGTTGGTTCTGTACTTCTGTTTAAGCAGCCAACCATACATTCTCTTGTTCCTTGGGATGGATGAGCAACCAGCTTCTGCTTGCTCTACATCACAAGGGAAAGTACAGCAATCCTATGCATTTCTTTGGCTAATCTTTGCactactatctctctctctcacccactccctctctctctctagagTACACAGTGGCCTTGTCACGCCACTGTTCCTCCTTTTCCTAGGGCACTAGTTTTCAATATTCTTTGTTGAAGTGACATAGATCAGTGTCGCAATTCTTTACAGAAAATGGGAAATACCGACCCATACAACCTAGTCACATGGAATGATGGAATGTCAACAATGTGCATGATTTGCTTTTAAGAAACTTCATGCAAACTTATCTAAGCCTAGCCATTATTAATCAGGGCATGTATGCGTTATTATTGTGTACAGTTTGAAGCTAACATTTCTGGTTGATGCTTAACtaggagtagtttgtcttttatcTTAGATAATCTCTCGCTCATTCAAATAATTAGTACCACCAGTGCTTGTGCAAGATTAAGTCTTTTCAGAGAAATAAAGAACAGTGGGTATGATCTCTTGTCTTTCAGTACAACAGTACTCTGCAATTTTCAGCTCCCggccggcctatatatacgtagagTGGTACAGTGAGTACTGTCCATATCCTATATCTAGGTGTAGCCTCAACTCTACTTTGTTTCTTTTCGCCCCTTCTGCACACTTATTTTCAAACACACTAGGATTGTAATGCACTGTGGCCTGACCAATGGCCACTACCTACAACCAAAACATCATTCAACTCATATCCATGCCCTTTGAAAATCTTTTGTGTTTGATTACATATATGCATGGAGTGATTCCAACATAATGGGCACACATACATTTTTGTGGATTGCGAGCTGGATTATATCTATGCTTTGTTAATGCTAACATCAGTTTTGTATTAGAAATTTGCTGCGTGTAGTGTTTTATAGTCCTATGCGTGTCTAGATTCCTCACACATGATTAGGGGTAATTTGGATAGTCTTTCATTGGAGCGAGTCCCTTGGCGAGATAGGGGTTGTATCTCAACTTCGAATGCTTCGCAAAGGGATTTGACACCGTTACCGTGCATCCAAACAAGAACTCTATGTGGCCGACTGATATATATCATCTCATGTTTGGTACACCATTGTTATCTGTGTTCAATGGAAGTTTATAAATGTTAATGCTTTCGTGGATCTAAACATTTAAATAAATGAGATATGAGCGCATTCTGGGTGCAAAAAAAATACACAAACTATTTAAGAACGGCAAACTCATCACAAGAGAAATAAACTAAGAGTGGGCAAGAACATCCCTTCATATTCGAATTAGCAGCTGATGTAGCTAGTTCTCCTTGTGCACATGGACGATTAATTTTTAGTCACCCTATTTCTTCTCCAATGTAGTGAAGATAGATTGCATATTCTTAGAAATttgatgttatattatcatctgAGTTTTGTGCATGAACATCAATTTTTACTTAAATTTGCAATAATAAATCATTCTTTATCTTAGCTTGTTGAAAAGATGACACACATTAATAGGAAAAGATTACTTTCTGTATCATATGATATGCTTGGACTTGATGGGTCTTAGTAGTAATTTGAAGTTGAGAATTTATATCTCCGTGCAGTAGCTCTATTCTACCCAGCATATATATAAACTTAGAACTTGGGAATATGCACTATTATTCCGTGTGCATGTGTATTTTCTAATTGAATCGTTGATATATTATTATTTGCAACCCTATTTACTTAGATAATTCAGAAAGGATTGGTTTCAAACCGAATATTTTGTTTCTCGATCATTGAGCACCCGCACTAAGCACTATAATTTCATGGTATTCTCATTCCTATCCATAATCATCACATGTGTTTAGGATGAGAGTGTACATATGCTAAGGTGCGGTTGTGTTGAATTCTTTGTTTctatgtttgaattaaaaacaGAGAGAATGAAAAAAATATTAGCATATGGAACTGTGAACTTACCTATGGAGCTACGCTTTTAGCCTTGGCTTGTACCCATCCATGACTCCAATTCTTGATGTCGACTCTAGCTAACTTATCTTTAGGTAGGAATGATCTAGTAAAGTTATCAACACCGACGTACCTGGATTTATATATAACAACCGTCTCAGCACAATTAATCATATACCATAAAAAGGCTCTATTTTTCTGTTTCCAGATCAGCTTTAATTACAATTCTTCAAGGCCATCAAAATAGGATTATTTAGAAAAAATCATTAATATTGTGCACCAGCTCCAGATATATTTGGACCTAATTGATCTGTGAGAGTGTGATGAAGTTCTAAAATACAATAGTAATTAGTAGACTCTTTGCTGCCCCGTGAGTATGGTATAGATCATGTACTTCTGAAGCTGAACAAATGGCGACAAAAAACTAGCTAGCTAGGTATAGAATGGAGAATGGAGTATACACATGCATGATACTGAAAAATGTTTGGATATATATGAAAATCTGCTtgttgtttgtgtaggtattgtgGCTAGCTAAACACATGCTTTTTCTATGTAGTGTACTATGATTGTAGTTTATATACAGCCAGAACCAAATTGGATTGAGAAAGCGATTGCTTTCATCGTTCTTCCCTAATTAAGGCTAGTTTCCTTTTGACGAATGTGTCAGCTACCCGTCAAACATAATGCACAGTGAATGTTTGTGTCTCCTAGGAAAAGGATCCTAAGTTTCCAAAACTATTCTATCCGTCCACTTTGAGGTTGTGCTTCCGTAGCTACGATATACATCTACTTCATTCCTGATACCGTGCACACTTTGTGATATATGTACCCAAAAAATATGTGAACGGCGGATTCAATTAGTAGTTGTAAGTTGCTTGCAACTATGATGAAGGGCATGAGGAGTATTATGATATAACCATATTGACCAAAAATTTCCTATACCGTGGACCCCTTTTTGAAGAGGTTGACCAGGTCACCATGGAATGCACCTAAAAGGCTTGAGATGTGCATTGGATATATACATTAACTGGGTCTTACGGCAAACATAATGGCTATGAAGCGCATTACATAAGCCTAGAGGAGTTCACTCTCCATCACATACGTTGGAGGAAAGGGACATGAGTTAGGCCTTCTTAGATTTCGTGGACCACTTTCCTctccatgagaccatgacctagCGGCTCTCACAACAAATTCTTGACCTTGTAACAAGGAACAGCTAGCTTGCAGCTCCCTTTGCCATCACCAGAATCCTCAGCTACTACTGCAACAAACAAGGAACCAGACCTAACAAGAAATAATTTATTGGCCCAAGCTAGGTATCCGCACCTAACACCCTAGCTCTATCCCTTTGTACAACCATAGCCTCCATCCCTTCTGGCAATAGGGCCCTAATTGTAAATATTCATTTATTCTGAGTGCCTTGTGTACTGAGCATGCCTGCGGGCCTGGTTGGTGCTAGCCCCCTCCTAGGCAGTTGTCtgtgtttgcaaaaaaaaaaaaaatgcaAGCACTCCGCAACATAAAAGAAGAGCTCTAAAGCCAAGCTTAGCCAGCCACGATGATTAACAATAGTGTGGGGTGAGAGACTAAGAAAGATGTGAAGGAATTGCAGAGACATACATGGTCCAAGAAGACAAGGCTTTAATTTGTAAAGGTTGGCTCTCATGCACATGTCCTGCTGGCATGCCGCAAATTTAGAGAAGCACAATGTCGCAAACTAATCATGTTGTTCAATGTCTCATACAATAGCCACTCCTACTAGGTAGCTAGCTCATCTTAGTGAGGATTGTCTTGTGGTGCCCTTTTGATTAGCTAATTTCTTAACCAAGAAAGTATAGGGTTATTGTTCAGCAGTTTGGTAAAAAAAAAAGAGTGGTGAGAAATCGTGCACGAATAGATTCACCGGTACTGTACATTTGTTGGAGTGCTTGGTTGGTTGGTCTGTTGGTCATGgcatgc
This genomic window contains:
- the LOC123160992 gene encoding protein SHI RELATED SEQUENCE 1, giving the protein MAGFSLRGGCGGSGGGSGGRSGDRGDHPIGADSLFLYARGAAAAAADTAGGGGGGGGGIGFQLWHPHHQQAAAVPHTSQFFSSGVATGVVLGFSPHEGGGVGGVGLAGGGGPGGGRAGTSCQDCGNNAKKDCTNQRCRTCCRSRGFNCSTHVKSTWVPASKRRERQQQLAALFRGAAANNSAAATAAAAVANKRPRELVRSLGRLPSATTAMVDATTSSGEGDGRFPPELSLEAVFRCVRIGPVDEPDAEFAYQTAVSIGGHTFKGILRDHGPAEEAAGQLPPSSGEYHELTGAAREGSSPAGSSEAAGGHGATVATSAAVLMDPYPTPIGAFAAGTQFFPHNPRT